The following proteins are co-located in the Silene latifolia isolate original U9 population chromosome 1, ASM4854445v1, whole genome shotgun sequence genome:
- the LOC141653432 gene encoding uncharacterized protein LOC141653432, with protein MSDCQIVSMDVGQTSQGGRGKNKRSWTKLEEEHLIDGLLELNSDPQWKADGSFKNGFKNKLEDMMNKKFPGCGLKANPHIESKIKWFKDKYNALTEMFRTSGFSWDDEKHMIKCERQSYDDFCRQNKNAHGLWNVSFPHFDKLAIIYGPDRATGNYSETFAEAVENQQNEPIDLSKDESDEDDLIDDNESLYRPSQSSPSEPTSKKAKTVKIQMENTKQKTKKRKMPDVVDLTTSFKDMSSNLSDFMSGMNVHMSTIANALSTTQQHEHAIMVREQELENQKKNLVNELLGVQGLTRYEALLASQKLASSPSDLSLFYQSPDDAWKKEFIFNLIHPHLPRNGNN; from the exons ATGTCAGATTGTCAGATTGTCAG CATGGATGTTGGGCAAACATCTCAAGGTGGAAGGGGTAAAAATAAGCGTTCTTGGACTAAACTTGAAGAAGAGCATTTAATTGATGGGCTGTTAGAGTTGAATAGTGATCCGCAATGGAAAGCTGATGGTAGTTTCAAGAATGGGTTTAAGAATAAGTTGGAAGATATGATGAACAAAAAATTCCCAGGATGTGGTTTAAAAGCAAATCCTCATATTGAGTCAAAGATAAAGTGGTTTAAGGATAAATATAATGCACTAACGGAGATGTTTCGCACTTCTGGCTTTTCCTGGGATGATGAGAAGCATATGATAAAATGTGAAAGACAATCTTATGATGATTTTTGTAGG CAAAATAAAAATGCCCATGGATTGTGGAACGTTTCATTTCCACACTTTGATAAGTTGGCAATTATTTATGGCCCTGATCGAGCCACTGGAAATTATTCTGAGACTTTTGCTGAAGCAGTGGAGAACCAACAAAATGAGCCAATTGACTTAAGCAAGGATGAAAGTGACGAAGATGATCTTATTGATGATAATGAGTCACTTTATCGGCCTAGTCAATCTAGTCCAAGTGAGCCGACTTCTAAGAAAGCAAAGACGGTGAAAATTCAGATGGAGAATacgaaacaaaaaacaaagaagagAAAGATGCCGGATGTTGTGGATTTGACTACTTCTTTCAAAGATATGTCTTCAAACTTATCTGATTTCATGAGTGGAATGAATGTTCATATGTCTACTATTGCTAATGCTTTATCAACCACCCAACAACATGAACACGCTATTATGGTTCGTGAGCAAGAATTGGAAAATCAGAAGAAAAATTTGGTAAATGAGCTACTTGGTGTGCAAGGGTTGACTAGATATGAAGCATTATTAGCTTCCCAAAAATTGGCGTCTAGTCCAAGTGATCTCTCTCTCTTTTATCAGAGTCCGGATGATGCATGGAAGAAGGAGTTTATTTTTAACCTCATTCACCCACACTTGCCTCGAAATGGCAATAATTGA